The nucleotide sequence TGGCGCTCCTGGCCATGCTCGTGGTCACCGCCGCCACTCTACTGGCGCCCTACCTCACTAAGGTGGCCATAGACGCCTACATCGTCCCCGGAGACCTATGGGGACTGACCCTGATCGCTCTTCTCTACCTAGTTGTCAGCGGCATCCAGTGGCTGGCCGCCTACTGGCAGGGATACCTATCCAGCCAGGTGGGCCAGGGCGTCATATACGATCTGCGGCGGGATCTGTTCCACCGGGTACTGCATCAGTCCCTGCAGTTCCACCGAGGAGAGCAGGTAGGCCAGGTCATGTCCCGGCTGACCAACGACGTCAATGCCCTGGCAGAGGCCGCGTCCACCAGCTTCCTCAACTCGGTGACAGACGTCCTCAGCCTGCTCGGTATAGTGGTGGTGATGCTTCTGCTAGATGTGAAGCTGGCCCTGGTGAGCTTCCTGGTAATCCCGGCCGTGGTGCTGAGCATGGGCTACCTGGGCAAGCAGATGCGCCGGGCCTACCGCCAGGTGCAGCAAGAGATAGCGGCCGTTAACACCGGCGTGGAGCAGGGCGTCTCCGGTATGCGGGTGACGCAGTCTCTCTCCCGCGAGTCCTTTACCGTAGAGCAGTTCGAGGACCTGAGCCTGCGCAACCTGCGGGCCAACCTCCGGGCCAGCCTCCTCTTCGCTGCCCTCTTCCCTACCATGACCATTACCGGCAGCCTGGGCACCGCCCTGGTGCTGGGCTACGGCGGAGTGCAGGTGGCCTCTGGCGCCATCACTATCGGCCTGCTGATGGCTGCCCTGGGGTACGTGCGCCGCTTCTTCAGCCCTCTGCGGGAGCTGAGCCTGGTGTACAATACCTTCCAGGCAGCGGCCGCTTCTCTAGACCGCATCGCCGACTACCTGAGCCGCCCAGTGGCGGTCGCTGAGCCAGAGCTCCCGTGCCGGCCAGAGGGCGGCTTTCGGGGGGGCATCGAGCTGGAGCACGTCTCCTTCGGTTACGGCGGCGAGAGGATAATCGAGGATCTCAGCCTCACCATCGAGCCGGGCGAGGTGGTGGCCCTCGTGGGGCCCACGGGCGCCGGCAAGACCACGGTGGTCAACCTGCTCACCCGCCTCTACGACGTGGACGAGGGCCGCATCCTGCTGGACGGAGTGGACGTGCGGCATATCGCCTTCGCCGACCTGCGCCGGCTCATCGCCGTGGTGCCTCAGGACATCTTCCTCTTCGATGGCACCATTGCCGACAACATCCGCTACGCCCGGCCCGACGCCAGCGACGAGCAGGTGGAAGCGGCCGCCCGCCAGGCCCAGGCGCACCAGTTCATCTCCCGGCTGCCCCGAGGGTACGAGACCCCGGTGGGCGAGGGCGGGGTGCGGCTCTCCGGGGGCCAGAGGCAGCTGGTGGCCCTGGCTCGGGCCATGCTGGCTGACCCCAGAGTCCTGATCCTGGACGAAGCCACCTCCCACGTGGACGCTCACACCGAGAGCCTCATTCAGGCAGGTATGGCGGAGCTACTGCGAGGTCGCACGGCCCTGCTCATCGCCCACCGCTTCAGCACCCTCAGACGGGCAGCGCGAATCTACGTCATGGATCAGGGGCGGGTGGTGGCCGAGGGCAGCCACGAGGAACTGCTGGAATCCAGCCCCATCTACCGCGACCTGTACCGCAACCAGTGGGTGGGACCGGAGGCCGCATAGGGTCGGATACAAAAGCCACCGCCAGGCTACTGATCCACTGTCCCCTCTCGCGCTAGGGTCGCCGCCCCCCTGGCCCTAGCGCATTGACAGCAAGCCTCCCCCGCGGTAATGTCTCCTGGCCCGCGCAGGCGATGGCGACACAGTCCTCACCCAGAACAGGAGGCGCACCCCCCATGTCTGGCGCCAGAAGAAGCGGCCGAAGCCGCCCGAGCGGCAGCCTGTGCGCTGGGTCCGGCGGCGAGAGCACGGTACCGACGCCTAGCCGACCGGGCGATGCGGCGGTTCGCCGTGGCAAAGCCGCCCAGGACCTCCGGACGAGGCCCAGGCTATGCCTGCATCGTACCCGGTAGTAGAAGGCCGGTGACAGCCAGATGCCCCTGGTCGTAAGGACACCTCACCCGGCCGAGCAACGGCCGGGGCTGCGCCATCGGCGTCCTGATCCCCGTCGTGCAGAAGGAGCCAAGCCATGCCCGCCATGACCTCACGCCAGCGCATGCTGGCAGCGTTGGACCGCCAGGAGCCAGATCACGTCCCCTGTAGCTTCATGCTCTACAACGCTCTGCGAGACGTGAGTACCGACTACAACGACTTCGTTCGACGACAAGTAGAGATGGGGCTGGACGCCTACGCCCAGATCCCTCCCCGACCGCCAGTAGTCGCCCACGATTACGTCAACCTGCACGGGCTGCCCGTGAGCCATCATCCCTCGGTCAGGATCGAGGAGTGGGTTGAGCACCCTAGCGATGAAGCGGTGCCGGTGCTGGTCAAGGAGTACCGTACCCCGGCGGGCACTCTTCGTGCCGAAGTGCGCCGCACCGACGACTGGCCCTGGGGCGACCACGTCACCTTCCTGGACGACTACCTGACCCCGCGCTCCCGCCGCTTCCCGGTTCAGGGGCCCGAGGACCTGGCGGCGTTGCGGTGCCTGCTAGTGCCCCCCACCGGGAGCGAGATCGCCCGCTTTCGGGCCGAGTCCCAGGCCACCATCGACCTGGCTCGGGAGCACGACCTGCTCCTGGCGGGTGGCTGGGGCGTAGGGGCCGACCTGATCGGGTGGGTGTTCGGGCTAGAGGAGATGGTCTTCGCCATCTACGATCGGCCCGAGTTCATGCATCGGCTCCTGGATCTGATCGCCCGCTGGAACCGCTCTCGCATGGAGGTGGTGCTGGACGCGGGGGTGGACCTCTACATCAAGCGGGCCTGGTACGAGAACTGCGACTTCTTCACCCCTTCCTCCTGGCGGGAGTTCATCCTGCCCATCCTCAAGGCCGACGCCGACCTGGCCCACGAGCGGGGGGCGCGCCTGGGCTACATCATCACCTCCAACTGCATGCCCCTGCTGGACATGATCGCGGAGGCGGGGGTGGACGTGGTCATCGGGGTGGACCCCGGGGAGTGGGACCTGGAGGCCGCCAGGCGCACTCTGGGCGGGAGGGTCTGCCTGTGGGGCGGCGTGAGCGGCCATCTGACGGTGGAGCAGGGCACGGAGGAGGAAGTGCGGGAGGAGGTGCGCCGGGCACTGAGGGTGTTGGGGCCGGACGGGTTCATCCTGTCCCCGGTGGACAACGTGCGGGAGAATAGCCCCACGGCCCGGGCCAACACCGCGGCCTTGCTGGACGAGTGGCGGCGGAGTTGGTGAGAGTGCGACAGAGAGAAGGATAACCCACGCAGGTACGCCATCGGCCCGAAGCACACGCCCCGGGGCGATGGCTGCCTGTGCTGTTGTTACCGGTCGAGAGCTAGCATAGCCGGACTGCATGGCAGCCCGCTGGTGGCGTTGGTGAGCGTAGTCACGTAGCCCATGCCGCTCAGCGCCAGGGCCCGGGACCCGTCCCGTAGGCTCTTGTTGAAGCCGACCCAGAGGCACCGGCTGTTGCGGACCAACACCTCGGCCATCGCGTTAGCGGGCTAGCGTGAAAGAGCAGCGAAGAAGGTCTGGGCGTTGACGGGATCTCTTGGGTCTACCTGTGTCCATGCTGTCCGGTCCCCGCCGGCCGTCACTTGCAGGCTCTCGGCCCCCCGCACAAGCTCTACCGGCACCGCACTAGTCTCGTTAGTGGCCTGGCAGACAGCGGAGGCGTAAGGGCCAGTGCCGATGTGGGCAAACACCACTTCGCTGGTGACCGGCAGCCACACAAGTTCGTCGTAGATGCCGAGATCCTCACCGCCGTCGAGGATCAGCACCGGGTCGCGGCCGTCTGCGTCCATCCACAGCTCCGGAGTATGGCCCTCCTTGGCAGCGATGGCGTACATGATCCTGTCCCCTTCGGGAGACCAGGCGAAGGGATCCCTGGCCCAGTAGCTCACTTGATTGCTGACAAGGATGGCTTGCCCGCTGTCAACATCGAGGACGCTGAGGGTGGCGCAAGTGCCCACCATCTGTCTCTGGCGCGCTGGTCCACTCGGTGCGACAGGCCCCATGCGCCCATCGTGAGTCGGGGGACCACCGGGAGCTGAACCTCCCGGCCACCTAGGCACAGCCTACCTGTCTGGGCTGAGAGACAACTTCGGCCGGCGTAGATCCCGCCCTGAACCGAGTGAAAGGGCGGGCTTCAGGTGCCTGGTACCCCACACGCGGGTCTACCGCCTCTCCCTGGTGCGTGCCGCGCCCCCAGGACACAGCGTGTCAGAGCTGTCCCCCACCACCCCCCTTCTGCTAAGCTTACCCTATGCACGACCGATCTCCTTCCGAACTCACTGCCAGACGCTGGATCGAGCCGGCACCCGTCTCCGTCCCCGACGCACTCCGCGCCCGCGTCGGCGGCCACCCCCTCCTGGCGCAGACCCTAGCCCGCCGGGGCTACACCGACCCCGACCGCGCCCTCGCCTTCCTGGACCCGGACGCCTACACCCCCGCCCACCCCACCGATCTGCCCGGATTGGTCCGCGGCTGCCGGCGCATCGAGGCCGCCATCGCCGCCAAGGAGCGCATCCTCGTCTGGGGCGACTTCGACGTGGACGGCCAGACGGCCACCGCCCTCCTGGTCTCAATCCTGCAGGACCTGGGCGCCGACGCCACCTACCACGTGCCCATCCGCGCCGAGGAATCCCACGGGCTCAACCTCCCCGTCCTCCGCCGCCTGCTGGAAGACGGCCCTCGCCTCCTCATCACTTGCGATACCGGCATCTCCGACGTGGAGCCCATCGCCTTCGCCCACGAGCAGGGGCTGGACGTCATCGTCACCGATCACCACGAACTGCCCGAGGTGCTCCCACCCGCCCTGGCCATCCTCAACCCCAAGCTCCTACCTGAGGACCATCCCCTGCGGGAGCTCTCCGGCGCGGGCGTGGCCTACGAGCTGGCTCAGGAGCTGTGTCGCCGGGCCGGCCGGCCCGGCGAGGAAGAACGCCACCTGGACCTGGTAGCCTTGGGGCTGGTGGCCGACCTGGCGGTGCAGACCGGAGACGTCCGCTACCTCACTCAGCGGGGGCTGCGCGCCCTGCGGGAGAGCGGGCGGATAGGATTGCGCGCCCTGATGGAAGTGGCCCAGGTGGAACAGTCGCGCCTGACCGAGAGCCACATCTCCTTCGCCCTGGCCCCGCGGCTGAACGCAGTGGGCCGGCTGGCGGACGCCAACGTCGCCGTGGAGTTGCTCACCACCTCCGACCTGAGCCAGGCGCGGGTGATCGCCAACGAACTGGAGGGGCTCAACGCCCGCCGGCAGCTCTTGTGCGAGCAAGTATTCCAGGCCGCCCAGGCCCAGATCGAGGCCGATCCCTCCCTGCTGGAGGCGGCGGCGCTGGTGCTGGACCATCCGGCCTGGCCGGCCGGTGTCATCGGGATCGTGGCCAGCCGCCTGGTGGAGCGTTACCACCGGCCTACCGTGCTCATCGCCGCCCCCGAGGGCGAGCTGGCGCGCGGCTCGGCCCGCTCCATCGAGGGCTGCAACATCACCGAGGCCATCGCCGAACAGGCCCACCTCCTGGCCGGCTTCGGCGGCCACCCCATGGCCGCCGGGCTCACCATAGAGCCCGATCGCATCCCGGCCTTCCGCCGCGGGCTCGCGGCCACGGTCCTGCGCCTGGTGGGACGTCTTGAGGGGCCGCCGCCCCTAGCGGTGGACGGCTACTTGCCCCTGGCCGACCTGACCCCCCAACTGGTGGACGACATCGAGCGCCTGGCTCCCTTCGGCCCGGGCAACCCGCCCCTCACCCTAGCCACCCGGGGCGTGACCCTGAGGAGCCAGGCGGCCCTGGGCCGGGCGGGCGAGCACCTCCAGCTCTACGTGCAAGATCAAGCCGGAACCGTTCGTCGGGTGCTGTGGTGGAGCGGCGCCGGCTTCCCCCTTCCCGACGGCCCCTTCGACCTGGCCTACACCGTACGTGCCAGCGACTATCGGGGCCTGCGCGAGGTCCAGATTGAGTGGGTGGACTACCGCCCGGCCCAGGGCGCCCACCGGCGCCGGCCGCCGATCGAGGTGGTGGACCTGCGCCCGTACCAGGATCCGGCCGGCGTTCTGGCGGCCCTGCGCCAGCAGGAGGAAGTCCAGGTCTGGGCCGAGGTGGAAGGCCCCCAGGGTTCAGTGGCCCGCGACGGCCTGCAGCCAAGCTCCCGACTGGCCATCTGGACCGTTCCGCCGGGGCCTGAGGAGCTGGAGCAGGCCCTGAGGAGCGTCTCGCCCACCAAGGTGTTCCTGTTCGCGCGGGACCCAGG is from Anaerolineae bacterium and encodes:
- a CDS encoding ABC transporter ATP-binding protein, with translation MQTEEESFSLSQLSPGALGLLWEYVRPHRAKLALALLAMLVVTAATLLAPYLTKVAIDAYIVPGDLWGLTLIALLYLVVSGIQWLAAYWQGYLSSQVGQGVIYDLRRDLFHRVLHQSLQFHRGEQVGQVMSRLTNDVNALAEAASTSFLNSVTDVLSLLGIVVVMLLLDVKLALVSFLVIPAVVLSMGYLGKQMRRAYRQVQQEIAAVNTGVEQGVSGMRVTQSLSRESFTVEQFEDLSLRNLRANLRASLLFAALFPTMTITGSLGTALVLGYGGVQVASGAITIGLLMAALGYVRRFFSPLRELSLVYNTFQAAAASLDRIADYLSRPVAVAEPELPCRPEGGFRGGIELEHVSFGYGGERIIEDLSLTIEPGEVVALVGPTGAGKTTVVNLLTRLYDVDEGRILLDGVDVRHIAFADLRRLIAVVPQDIFLFDGTIADNIRYARPDASDEQVEAAARQAQAHQFISRLPRGYETPVGEGGVRLSGGQRQLVALARAMLADPRVLILDEATSHVDAHTESLIQAGMAELLRGRTALLIAHRFSTLRRAARIYVMDQGRVVAEGSHEELLESSPIYRDLYRNQWVGPEAA
- the recJ gene encoding single-stranded-DNA-specific exonuclease RecJ, with product MHDRSPSELTARRWIEPAPVSVPDALRARVGGHPLLAQTLARRGYTDPDRALAFLDPDAYTPAHPTDLPGLVRGCRRIEAAIAAKERILVWGDFDVDGQTATALLVSILQDLGADATYHVPIRAEESHGLNLPVLRRLLEDGPRLLITCDTGISDVEPIAFAHEQGLDVIVTDHHELPEVLPPALAILNPKLLPEDHPLRELSGAGVAYELAQELCRRAGRPGEEERHLDLVALGLVADLAVQTGDVRYLTQRGLRALRESGRIGLRALMEVAQVEQSRLTESHISFALAPRLNAVGRLADANVAVELLTTSDLSQARVIANELEGLNARRQLLCEQVFQAAQAQIEADPSLLEAAALVLDHPAWPAGVIGIVASRLVERYHRPTVLIAAPEGELARGSARSIEGCNITEAIAEQAHLLAGFGGHPMAAGLTIEPDRIPAFRRGLAATVLRLVGRLEGPPPLAVDGYLPLADLTPQLVDDIERLAPFGPGNPPLTLATRGVTLRSQAALGRAGEHLQLYVQDQAGTVRRVLWWSGAGFPLPDGPFDLAYTVRASDYRGLREVQIEWVDYRPAQGAHRRRPPIEVVDLRPYQDPAGVLAALRQQEEVQVWAEVEGPQGSVARDGLQPSSRLAIWTVPPGPEELEQALRSVSPTKVFLFARDPGTDEPTAFLHRLAGLVRYALRARQGRATLVGLAAATAQRESTVRLGLAWLAAHGDVVVAEQDGELRLSNGTGKAQHHLPQVEASLRDLLRETRAWRQYYRSAAAEGLVGES